The following nucleotide sequence is from Gammaproteobacteria bacterium.
AGACATCCCATCAGTTTTAGTGGAGACAGCGTTTATATCTAATCCACAAGAAGAAAAGCGTTTAAAAACAGCACAACACCAACAAAAATTAGCAACTGCGATCTTTAAAGGTTTGCGTCGTTATGCTAAAGATCATGCGCCAGCCGATGCCATTATGGCGAATATGCAAAATACTGTTCCGTTAACTACATACAAAGTTAAATCTGGTGATACTTTGTCAGGCATTGCCATTCGTTACCATGTGAGCTTGGTTAATTTACGTAAAGTTAATAGTTTGCGTTCTGATATGTTACGTGTTGGGCAAGTATTGAAGATTCCAGCTACGGTTACAGCTGGCACTTGAGCGCACTGATGCTTCTTCTATGCGTACATTCATGTACTTACTCTGGATCGTAAGCAGACATTATTAGGTTTAACATTTAACTGAACAATTTTGAATCTTGTTCTTTCTGCCACCAAGAAAAAAATAATTTATCTACACTCATTTGCACGGATGTTGCGATCCGTTCGCTGATAGTTTTTGGAACGGTGTAGGAGATTTCGTAAATTTCTGCGTCTTTACTTGCTTCTAGTAAGTAGTCATCACTGGTGAGCAATTCATCAACCAGTTTTAATTCGATTCCACGCGTAGCTAGCCAATGTTCGCCAGTCGCTACTTTGTCCATTTCCAAAACAGGCCTGTTTTCTTTTACAAAATCTTTAAATAAATCGTGTGTATCTTCTAATTGTTCATTAAAGTGTGCACGGTCTTCGTCAGTGTTTTTGCCAAACATGGTGACGGTGCGTTTAAGTTCACCGGCTTTCATAAGTTCAAAGTCCACACCATGTTTGTCCAGCAAGCGATTAAAGTTGGGTAGTTGTGCGATCACACCAATAGAGCCCACAACGGCAAACGGTGCAGCAATAATTTTGTCGGCCACACAAGCCATCATGTAACCGCCGCTGGCAGCAACTTTATCTACTGCAATGGTGAGCGGAATACCTTTTTGCTTAATGCGCAATAACTGAGAGGATGCGAAGCCGTGTTCATGTACTAAACCACCGGCGTTTTCTAAGCAAACTACTACCTCATTATCGCTAGAGGCAACGGATAATATTGCTGTGATTTCTTTGCGAAGATGACGCACTGCGGTAGCTTTGATGTTTCCAAGAAAGTTAAGTACAAAAATACGTTTTTTGTTGGTGTCTGGAGTTTTCTTTTCTTGTTTGCGTTCTTTTTTATTTTCTTTCTTGTTTTCTTTTTTGGCTTTTTTTAGATCTTTTTTAGTTAACAAAGAAAATCGCAGAATGTCTGCCATGTTTTTGTACTTTTTATTCAGATGGATAATTTCAAAATGATCATCGCCGCGTGCTTTTTTTGAGAATGAAAAAATCAACAATATAAGTACAAAGATAAATACAAGAATGGTAATAGCTTTGGCTAAAAATAATCCGTATTCGGCAAATAATTCAATCATGGGGGTTCCTAATTTTTATTGTAGTTGCAGGTGTAACTGCTAAAAAATTGTCCGTGCATATTTTCTGAAGATTCATCATAAAATAATGCATTTAATTCTAGCTTGGGTGTGTTTAGAGCAGGGCCATCTATTTTAGTTCTAAAAAAATTACCACCTAGTATTTGATGTGAATAGCTCAGATAAAGTTTGTTTAATTGTTGATCGTTAATCATGGTGTGTAACATTTTTGGACCAGCAATTAAATAAATGTGCTTATAGTTCTTGTTTGCGAGCGTCTCAATTAATGGTTTACCTTCTACTGTCTCTGATTTTCCAGTAATGAGTACTTCATAGCCATCATCCTGCCATTTTTTAATTTTGTCGGAATCTGTTTGCTGTCCTGTAGCGATGTAGACTTGCTGGCTATGTTCTTTCAAAGAAGGGTGTATTGGAAAGTCTAGGCTTGCGCTAGCAATTACCAATGCGGGATGTGGTGAAAGCCCTTGCAGT
It contains:
- the sohB gene encoding protease SohB; its protein translation is MIELFAEYGLFLAKAITILVFIFVLILLIFSFSKKARGDDHFEIIHLNKKYKNMADILRFSLLTKKDLKKAKKENKKENKKERKQEKKTPDTNKKRIFVLNFLGNIKATAVRHLRKEITAILSVASSDNEVVVCLENAGGLVHEHGFASSQLLRIKQKGIPLTIAVDKVAASGGYMMACVADKIIAAPFAVVGSIGVIAQLPNFNRLLDKHGVDFELMKAGELKRTVTMFGKNTDEDRAHFNEQLEDTHDLFKDFVKENRPVLEMDKVATGEHWLATRGIELKLVDELLTSDDYLLEASKDAEIYEISYTVPKTISERIATSVQMSVDKLFFSWWQKEQDSKLFS
- a CDS encoding riboflavin biosynthesis protein RibD yields the protein MHELKNLYLYKQGWYSANTEQPIVAANFLSSLDGRIAISPDANASAELPKSLTSLEDFRLFLELHAQADCLITHGGYMRSLAEQKLGNILQLPNTRDCEDLYNWRALQGLSPHPALVIASASLDFPIHPSLKEHSQQVYIATGQQTDSDKIKKWQDDGYEVLITGKSETVEGKPLIETLANKNYKHIYLIAGPKMLHTMINDQQLNKLYLSYSHQILGGNFFRTKIDGPALNTPKLELNALFYDESSENMHGQFFSSYTCNYNKN